A stretch of Paracoccus sp. MA DNA encodes these proteins:
- the queA gene encoding tRNA preQ1(34) S-adenosylmethionine ribosyltransferase-isomerase QueA, whose protein sequence is MKLDDFDFHLPETLIATRPARPRSSARLLLAQGDSIRDLHVRDLVDLLGPGDLLVLNDTKVIPARLNGTRARQTPQGEAVAKVEVTLLEPVADGWKALAKPLRKLKPGEVIRFGAALSAEVAGIAGGELTLRFDATGEAFDAALAQVGAMPLPPYIAALRAPDEADREDYQTVWARRSGAVAAPTASLHFDRDLLERLAARGVRFAHVTLHVGAGTFLPVKVEDVTTHKMHGEWGEVTPEAAAAINAARADGGRVIPVGTTALRLIESAAAEDGTVQPFQGVTEIFIYPGYRFRVTDALMTNFHLPKSTLLMLVSALMGPDRIRGIYRHAVESGYRFFSYGDASLLIPKDP, encoded by the coding sequence ATGAAGCTGGACGATTTCGATTTTCACCTGCCCGAGACGCTGATCGCGACCCGCCCGGCACGGCCGCGTTCCTCGGCGCGGCTGCTGCTGGCGCAGGGCGATTCGATTCGCGACCTGCACGTGCGCGACCTTGTCGACCTGCTGGGACCGGGCGACCTGCTGGTGCTGAACGACACCAAGGTCATCCCGGCGCGGCTGAACGGCACCCGCGCCCGCCAGACCCCGCAGGGCGAGGCGGTGGCGAAGGTCGAGGTCACGCTGCTGGAGCCCGTCGCCGATGGCTGGAAGGCGCTGGCGAAACCGCTGCGCAAGCTGAAGCCGGGCGAGGTGATCCGCTTCGGCGCGGCGCTGTCCGCCGAGGTGGCCGGGATCGCCGGGGGCGAGCTGACCCTGCGCTTCGACGCCACGGGCGAGGCGTTCGATGCCGCGCTGGCGCAGGTCGGCGCCATGCCGCTGCCGCCCTATATCGCCGCGCTGCGGGCGCCCGACGAGGCCGATCGCGAGGATTACCAGACCGTCTGGGCGCGGCGCTCGGGCGCCGTGGCCGCGCCGACCGCCAGCCTGCATTTCGACCGCGACCTGCTGGAGCGGCTGGCCGCCCGCGGCGTGCGCTTCGCCCATGTCACCCTGCATGTCGGCGCCGGCACCTTCCTGCCGGTCAAGGTCGAGGACGTGACCACCCACAAGATGCACGGCGAATGGGGCGAGGTCACGCCCGAAGCCGCCGCGGCGATCAACGCCGCCCGCGCCGACGGCGGGCGGGTGATCCCGGTCGGCACCACGGCGCTGCGCCTGATCGAATCGGCGGCCGCCGAGGACGGCACCGTGCAGCCCTTCCAGGGCGTTACGGAAATCTTCATCTATCCCGGCTATCGCTTCCGCGTGACGGATGCGCTGATGACCAATTTCCACCTGCCGAAATCGACTCTGCTGATGCTGGTCAGCGCCCTGATGGGGCCGGACCGCATCCGCGGCATCTATCGCCATGCGGTGGAATCGGGCTATCGCTTCTTCAGCTATGGCGACGCCTCCCTGCTGATTCCGAAGGACCCGTGA